The genomic stretch GGCAAGGCGATCGGGGTCGCAGTTGCGGACAATCCGCTGGGACCGTTCCGCGACGCCAAGGGCAGTGCGCTCGTCCGCAACGAGGACACGGACGGCCCGCACCACTGGGACGATATAGACCCGACCGTCTGGACCGATCCGGATGGACAAAGCTGGCTGATTTGGGGCAACGGCAATTGCTATATCGCGCCTCTGTCCGAAGACATGATCAGTTTCTCAGGGCCGATCAGAACCATCGAACTGCCGGACTTCGAAGAAGGACCATGGGTCTTCAAACGCGGTGATCTGTATTATCTGATTTATGCCAGTCGCGACGAAGCGATCCATCCGGATGAGCGAATTTCCTACGCGACGGCGCCCGCCATTGCCGGCCCCTGGACGTGGAGGGGCGAGGTGACCGGACCGGCAGCGAACAGTTTCACAATCCATCCCGGTGTCGCGCAGTTCAAAGATGAGTGGTACCTGTTCTACCACATCGGCACCTTGAATATCGGCGACCAAGCCGGCGGGCTGGGTCGCAGGGCGGTCGCCGTCGAACGGCTACGATTCGACGGCGAGGGAAGGATTCTGCCAGTCGCACAAACACAAGCGGGAATCCTTCGCCCCTAGCCCATCACCAGTTTTACACTGTACCATACTCGATGCGGGCGATGGGAAGCTGCGCCGGCCCGTAAGGATATTTCGCAGCCAGCTTCTCGTCGATACCGGCTCCATGACCGGGCGCTTTACCGCAGTCGAGTGTTCCGGCGGATATTCTGGTCCAGGCGTTGCGAACTTGCGCGGCCAAGCTGTCCGCCCGCTAGACCGGGATGTCTATTTTCACCACTGCGCCATTCTGATCGGCACTGGCATAGCACGCTTCCATGATGCGCATGTCGCGCAGGCCCATTTCGCCTGGCGTGCGCAGTTCCATCGCGCCGCGTGCTGCCAGAGAGAAACCGTCAACCTGCGCAGCGAACTGGCTCATCGCATCGCCTGCCTGATAGGTGCGCGGGGCCGAGCCGCCGCTCTCCAATGTAATCTGGTTGAACCCGTAAGTCGTCGCAGGCTGCAGTTCGACACTGGCCTCGCTCCCGAAAAAGCGCTGGCGCGAAACGTAGGGGCTCCAGCAATAGGAAGACGATCCCTGTAGGTTGATCCCGCTCGCCATGGTCAGGCGGTAATCGATGGCGCCTTCGACCTCGGTAAAGCGAGGGTCGCCCTCTGGCGTGGCATAGGCCGCCGACACCCCTGTCACCCGGTCGCCCGGAAGCATCATCAGCGAAGTGTTGATGCCGTAGATGCCGATATCCCACAGCGAGCCTCCGCCGCCCAGAGCCTTCTCGAGACGCCATTTGTGCGGCGGGTAGTCGGGATTGGCGGAAAAGCCGTGCTCGGCCGAGATGAAGCGCATCGTCCCGAGCGTGCCGCCGCGCACCTGGCCCAGGACATGGACATTGTTCGGTTCGAAATGGACGCGGTATGCGACGCCCAGCTTGCGCTGCGCTTCGGCTGCCGCGCGGACCATGGCTTCGGCTTCCTTCGCGCTCGTGGCCATCGGCTTTTCGCACAGCACATGCTTGCCTGCTTTAAGCGCGCGGATGGTATATTCGGCATGCAGACCCACCGGGAGGACGATATAGACGCAGTCGATCTCCGGATCTTCGGCGATGGAGTCGAAACTGGAGTAGTCATAATGACGCCCGACACCGTACCGCTCGCCCAAAGTCTGCGCCTTGTCCGAATTGCCCGACACGAAAGCGGTCATGCGCGAATGGCGCGCATTGGCGAAACCGGGAATGACCTGTCCCACGCCGAATGTGCCGAGACCGACTATCGCCCAGCCCATCCGCTTGCGGGGCTCTTCGGGGAGGTCGGGATTGCCCATCAGCGGCTGACCTTCGGCGGTCTGCGCGGCCGCGCTACCCGCTGCGAACAGTGCTGCGGCGCTGGCCCCTCCGACCAGTGTCTCGCGCCGTGTGGGATGTCTGCGCTTGCCGGTCTTCTCCATAATGCCTTGTCCTTCGATGCCCTCCAAACCGCTATGGCAAACATCGAGGCGGGTGACTAGGATAGCGGGGCCGAGGAAGAGGGGGACGGAAGATCGCTGAGCAGGCCGGATTGCTGGGCGGTATCGAAGCGGGCGGGACCAAGTTCGTGCTCGCGGCTGGCAGATCGCCCGCCGATATCGCCGCGCGCCACGTCATTCCTACGGGCGATCCTGCAAATACCTTGCGGGAAGCGGCAGACTGGTTCCGCGCGCAAGGCGCTCTCGCATCGCTCGGCATAGCCAGCTTCGGTCCGGTAGATCTTGACCCTGGATCGCTCACATGGGGCTATATCACCTCGACGCCAAAGCCGGGCTGGAGGAATTGCGATATTGCCGGTTTCTTCGCCAAAACGCTGTCCTGCCCGGTCGGCTTCGATACCGATGTCAATGCTGCTGCGCTCGCAGAATGGCGCGCGAGGGGAGCTTCGCGGCAGGCCTCGCTGGCCTATGTGACCGTGGGAACGGGTATTGGCGGCGGCGTGGTTGCAGGTGGCGAGATTTTCGGCAGGCCCACCCATCCCGAGGTCGGACATATCCGCGTGGCACGGCATGAAGACGATGGAGAGTTCGCAGGCAGCTGCCCCTATCATGGCGATTGCTTGGAGGGGCTTGTCAGCGGCCCTGCCATTGTGGCGCGCTGGGGCAGACGGCTCGATGAGTTGCAGGACGAAGGCACGCGGGAGGTGGTGGCCCATTACCTTGGCCAGCTATGCTTGGCGATGTTCTCGTTCTCGGCAGTGGAGCGAGTGGTGATGGGCGGCGGGGTCATGGAAACCCCGGGCCTGCTCGAACGTGTCCGCGATAGTTTCGCAAAGCTCGACAATTGCTACCTGCCCGGTGGGGTCGACAGGAAGATAGAAGGTCCCGCGCTTGGCGAGCGTTCGGGCATTACCGGAGCGCTGGTGTTGGCCGAAAACGCCCTCTCGCAGCAGGACGATTAATCGCTGCCACCCTCATATTGTTGGCGCCATTCGCGCGCTCCCGATTGCGACTGCTGCCTGATCCTCGGCACTTCTATCTCCGCTGCCGGGTCGAGCGCGACCGACAGATAGTCCGCCACAGCTGCCACTGCATCCGTGGGAGAGGCGACCACATCTTCGTACCACAGTACTAGTGGCGTGATCCCCATCTCACGGCACATCTGCGCCCATGCTTCGTCCTGCGCAGCGAGTTCGCGGCGGGCCCGATTCACCATATGTGCCGAATAGATAGGATCTGGGTCTTCCCCGTGTTCCTGCTCCGCGCGCCAGATCCCCGAGAGGCTTGCTCGGGCCAAAGAGATTGCGTGCGCGATTTCGTCTCTGCGTCGCAATTGCACCACCCGGCTTCCGTGTCCTTTCCCGAGAAGGAAGCGCATGGTTCTTGTGAGAAGCGAAGGGTTCTGGCTGCCCAAGACCTCCATCTGGAGCGGGAAGGCCTTCATCCCGAAAATGCCGTTGGGCGAGGTCCGGTGTGCGACGACATGCTCCCAGACAGCAGCCTGCCGGTCCGGCAAGCCGTTAGCCGAGCCGAAGGGGCCGGTGGCTTCGAAGTTCAGATATTCCAGCGGAGCTCCGAGGCAGCCTGTCTGCCATAGCAGATGGCTTAGGAATGTGCTGCCGCTTCTAGGCGTTGTCGCGAGCAAATAGGGTTTGGGTCGACCTTCATAAAGTGGCCAATCCAGCGTCTTTTCATAACCGGTCACAATAGGGCTCATCGAATCCCTTCATAGTGGGCCGTAGCCGTCCGCGCACCCTCTGTAATTTGGCTCGTTCCCAGAGTAGGTTGCAGCACCACCGGCACCGGACAGTCGGCAATCGGCCCCAAAGCGGGCATTGTCAAAATAGCTTGTTAAGCAACCCTGGTTCGCTAGCCTCAGCCTTGCCCTGGTCTCTGCTATGGATAGACCGTGTTTATCTCCCCCGACCTTGTTGGCGCCTCAGATATTCAAGTTCTGCGAGTGACAAGCCCGCGTTCGGCTCGATAGCGTCTGCAGTTTCAGCAGCTTGTGTCGCCTCTGCGGCCTCTCGCACTGCCTTTTCCGCCAAAGCGCGTTTTCGAGCATCCCTGTCAAGCGTCGCCATTGCCGTGCGAAAGCTTTCCGCGAACAGTCGGTTTCGTTCAATTGCCTCCTTGAAGGCTTTCTGAAGAGATTCCAGAATCCCTTTCTCTTCGGAAACCTTCACCTCGACCTGCTTCGTAACATGCTCACTGATCGTTCGTGCGATCTCCCTGACCTTTCTCAATGCCGGCGCAATGAGCTTTGCCAGCTCACTGCCACGCCCTGATTTTGTTCGAAGACCGAAGCTTCCGTCGGGCTTTTCTGCGTAGAAGAGTTCCCCGGTGACAATGTTATGGATGCCAGCTTCAAAGGCCTCAGCGAACTTCTCCCGCTTCTCAACCTCCAGCCTTCTTTCTTCGAGCAGATTTTCTTCTTCTCGCCTAGCGGCATCACGCTGCTCCGCTTCGACCTCTCGAGCTAGGAGAGCTGCGTCTCTAGTTTCCAGTTGATCAGCCTTGGACTCTTGAGTTCGATGTCTCTGTTGAGCTTTCTTATAATTTGCCGCCAGGTCATCTCGCGCGCGATCCAGTTGTCTCCGTTCTTCG from Qipengyuania profundimaris encodes the following:
- a CDS encoding family 43 glycosylhydrolase; translation: MLLLGGCNETLQKASFDYTGNPIVRDRFTADPAPLVVGDTLYLYVGHDEASGDQMFNITEWLAYSTRDMREWTAHGPVMAPTDFSWAIRDAWASQVHEKNGRYWFYTAVEHDPAQGSRGKAIGVAVADNPLGPFRDAKGSALVRNEDTDGPHHWDDIDPTVWTDPDGQSWLIWGNGNCYIAPLSEDMISFSGPIRTIELPDFEEGPWVFKRGDLYYLIYASRDEAIHPDERISYATAPAIAGPWTWRGEVTGPAANSFTIHPGVAQFKDEWYLFYHIGTLNIGDQAGGLGRRAVAVERLRFDGEGRILPVAQTQAGILRP
- a CDS encoding Gfo/Idh/MocA family protein → MEKTGKRRHPTRRETLVGGASAAALFAAGSAAAQTAEGQPLMGNPDLPEEPRKRMGWAIVGLGTFGVGQVIPGFANARHSRMTAFVSGNSDKAQTLGERYGVGRHYDYSSFDSIAEDPEIDCVYIVLPVGLHAEYTIRALKAGKHVLCEKPMATSAKEAEAMVRAAAEAQRKLGVAYRVHFEPNNVHVLGQVRGGTLGTMRFISAEHGFSANPDYPPHKWRLEKALGGGGSLWDIGIYGINTSLMMLPGDRVTGVSAAYATPEGDPRFTEVEGAIDYRLTMASGINLQGSSSYCWSPYVSRQRFFGSEASVELQPATTYGFNQITLESGGSAPRTYQAGDAMSQFAAQVDGFSLAARGAMELRTPGEMGLRDMRIMEACYASADQNGAVVKIDIPV
- a CDS encoding ROK family protein, with the protein product MLGGIEAGGTKFVLAAGRSPADIAARHVIPTGDPANTLREAADWFRAQGALASLGIASFGPVDLDPGSLTWGYITSTPKPGWRNCDIAGFFAKTLSCPVGFDTDVNAAALAEWRARGASRQASLAYVTVGTGIGGGVVAGGEIFGRPTHPEVGHIRVARHEDDGEFAGSCPYHGDCLEGLVSGPAIVARWGRRLDELQDEGTREVVAHYLGQLCLAMFSFSAVERVVMGGGVMETPGLLERVRDSFAKLDNCYLPGGVDRKIEGPALGERSGITGALVLAENALSQQDD
- a CDS encoding Stf0 family sulfotransferase, translating into MTGYEKTLDWPLYEGRPKPYLLATTPRSGSTFLSHLLWQTGCLGAPLEYLNFEATGPFGSANGLPDRQAAVWEHVVAHRTSPNGIFGMKAFPLQMEVLGSQNPSLLTRTMRFLLGKGHGSRVVQLRRRDEIAHAISLARASLSGIWRAEQEHGEDPDPIYSAHMVNRARRELAAQDEAWAQMCREMGITPLVLWYEDVVASPTDAVAAVADYLSVALDPAAEIEVPRIRQQSQSGAREWRQQYEGGSD